The Panicum hallii strain FIL2 chromosome 9, PHallii_v3.1, whole genome shotgun sequence genome has a window encoding:
- the LOC112876123 gene encoding histone H4: MSGRGKGGKGLGKGGAKRHRKVLRDNIQGITKPAIRRLARRGGVKRISGLIYEETRGVLKIFLENVIRDAVTYTEHARRKTVTAMDVVYALKRQGRTLYGFGG, from the coding sequence ATGTCGGGCCGCGGCAAGGGAGGCAAGGGGCTGGGCAAGGGCGGCGCTAAGCGCCACCGCAAGGTCCTCCGCGACAACATCCAGGGCATCACCAAGCCGGCGATCAGGAGGCTGGCGCGCAGGGGCGGCGTGAAGCGCATCTCCGGGCTGATCTACGAGGAGACCCGCGGCGTGCTCAAGATCTTCCTCGAGAACGTCATCCGTGACGCCGTCACCTACACGGAGCACGCCCGCCGCAAGACCGTCACCGCCATGGACGTCGTCTACGCGCTCAAGCGCCAGGGCCGCACCCTCTACGGCTTCGGCGGCTGA